From [Flavobacterium] thermophilum:
AAGCGACGCGTACGCTTCATCGCTCAGCTGGTCAGGCACGTGCAGCAACCGATAGCGGCCCATCGCTTTTTCCGCCATTTTCGCACAAATCGTGTTCGCCTGATTCTCGACATCTTCGCCAAGGCCGCCACGCGCCGGCACGAACAACACATCGCGAAGCTTCGAATCCGGCGTCATCATCTCCGCGACCGCCGCCATCGTCGTTCCGCCGGCCACGGCGACGATATCCCCGGGCTCAAGCAGCTCCTTCATGCAGGCGACACACGCTCTACCCATTTCTTTTTTTACCCAAGGGGAACGGTCGCTATCCCCGGCAACGACAATCACCCGCGGAATGCCGAGCTGCTCCTGCAGCGCGGCTTCCAGCTCTTTGAGCCCAAGCGCTTCCCGCATCAAATCATTGAGCGTATGAAGGAGCGCCTGGCCTTCCTCCGTCAACCGCATGCCCGACACATCGGCGGAAAGCAAGTTTTGCCCTTTCAAAAACTCTGTTTCCGACCGCAGCACCCGCTCGCTCATGCCAAGGCTGGCAGCCAGCGCCCGCCGCCCGACCGGCGCCATAAGCGAAATGGAGTGCAAAATCTCGTACCGTTTTTGCATAACGTCAAGCAAGTCGGGCGATAATTTTTTTAATGCCTCTACTAACGGTTGCATCGATCCTTCCCCTTAGCAGAACATAGGGACGTTTTTTGTCCCGGTATGACATATTATGTCCCGCCAATCGATAAAAAATTCCTCCCGCGCCATTTTCATTATAGCAGGAGGAATTGAGCCGTTCAACTGTTTCGCACTTGCCGCAACCGCTTTCTCACCATTTCTTTTTCAATCATCCCATACCCGATTTCTTCCCCGTCAAGCTCGACGACCGGAATCATCAACTGATATTTCTCGAGAAGCGCGTCGTCTTCATAAATATCGATCTCTTCCATCGTAAACCGATAGTCTGCCTGCAGCTCCGTCAAAACCGCTTTCGCTTTGTCGCAAAGCGGACAGTTCGTCTTCGTGTACAACCGGATGTGCATCACGTTCTTCCTTTCTTTCACCGGTCGCATCAAGCTCCGGTGTATTGCTTTCGTTTCGCCGAAGAAGGAATGCGCAGCTGCTCGCGGTATTTGGCGACCGTGCGGCGGGAAATGGCGATGCCGTAGCGGCCATGAAGCAAATCGGCCAGCTGTTGGTCAGAAAGCGGCGCCTGTCGGTCTTCCGCCGCGATCAGCTCTTGGATGATCGCTTTCACTTGAGCGGAGGAAGCCACCTCGATCGTTTCCTTGACCGTCGCGGCGTTCGAAAAGAAGCGGCGCAGCTCGATCGTGCCAAACGGCGTTTGCACATATTTATGCCGGACCGCGCGGCTCACCGTCGATTCATGAACGCCGAGCTCCTCGGCCACCTCGCGCATCGTCATCGGCTTGAGCGCCGAAAGCCCAAACTCCAAACACGAGCGCTGGCGGTCGATGATGACGGCCGTCAAATGGAGAAGCGTCTGTTTCCGTTGCTCCAAACTTTTCGCGAGCCATGTAAACTGCCGATATTTTTCTTTGATAAACTGTTCGGCATGCCGGTCGCCGGATGCAGCGATGCGCCGCTCGTACTCCCGATTCCATCCGAGCTCCGGATGGATGTCATCATTATAGGCGGCCATCCAGTCCCCTTCCGCCCCGCGGACGACGATGACATCCGGCACCACCAAAGGCGGTGTTTCGCTCGAATAGTGAATGCCTGGCCGCGGCTCGAGTGTGCGAATGAGCTCGAAGACGCGTTGCAGTTCGCCAAGGCTGACGCCAAGCTGCTTGGCCAGTGTTTTCCACGACTTTTCCGCAAAGGGGACAAAATGGTAGCGGACGATCATCTCCGCCAGCTCGTCACGCTCAGGAAGACGTTCAAGTTGCAGCAAGAGGCATTCCGCCAAATCGCGGGCGCCGACTCCCGGCGGGTCGAGCGACTGCACAAGGCGCAGCCCCCGTTCCATCTCTTGTTCCGATGCGGAAAACCGCGCCGCCAGCTCGGCAAGCGGCACGCGCAAATAGCCATCCTCATCGAGCGAGGCAATGAGATAACGGACGATGCGCTCTTCCCGATCGGCCAGCTTCAACGCAGGCAGCTGAGAAAGCAAATGGCCAACAAGTGTCTCTGCGCGGGCGCCAATGTTCTCGAGCCATTGCTTTTGGTCTCTTTCTGTCCGGCTTGGCCGTTGCCGCACCCGGGTGCGGCGAATTTCCAAAAACGGGTTTTCCAGCGACTGTTCATATAAAAACGCTTCCAAATCCACTGCGGAATATTGCAACAGTTCAATCGCCTGCACCAGTTCCTTTGTCAGCGACAACTGCAGCCGCTGCTCTTGCCATAACTCCGCCCTCATCGTCACGCCCCCCCTTTCTTTTATTGTACACAACGGGAGCGGGAGGGGGTAGGAGAAATTTTTGACGGCGGAAAGCGGCCTTGGCGACCGCCCGAACCGGCGCCTGTTCAGACGAAAAAACCCAATGCCCCGCCCGAGCCCTTGATTTGGGAACCCTCTCGAGGAAAGCGGCGCGTCCGCTGCTGATCTAAAAGAAAAACAGCCGCCTAGGCGGCTGTTTTGCCTCGGCAGGATGATAACCATATACCTAAAGCATTGATATTTCAATGTTTGAGCGACACATTCTTTTGTGTTGTGCAAAATTTGTGCAAAATTATCTCCAGTGCGTAAATCCATGCAAAAAGGCGGAGTGATCCGCCTTCCTTTAAAGTTACTGTAAATTAGCACATTATTTCAGAATCACTTTTTCAAATTATTTCAGATGGATTCTGAAATAATGTGCAAAATTTTTGCGGATTGTTCCGGATTTTGCACATTCTTTCGGAACGTTTGCACGCTCTTTCAGATGAAGATTTCCAGCGCGCCTGATGGACCGATGGAAAAGAGAAAGCACAAAAGAGGCCGATTCGGCCCCTTTCGTGCTAATACCCCATTTCCTCTGCGGCCATGCGCACCACTTCTTCGTCAATGGCGTCCTTTTTCAGCTGATACCCGTATAACAGGCACGTCGTGGCCAACGTGTTGATCACCCGAGGCCATCCCCGCAACTGCAGGGCAATCGCCTCTAACGCCGATGGAGTGAAGATCGGATGCTTCGCCCCGGCCTGTTTCATCCGATGCTCGATGTAGCCCGCCACCTCTTCCCTCTCCAGCGGCCCCATCCGGTATCGCATGATGATCCGTTGGTCGAGAGGGTGGTGCTGATTGAGCCGCAGCTTCCCCTGTAAATGGGGCAGCCCGGCCAACATCAAGACAAATGGGTTGGTCGAATCCATCTCAAAGTTGAACAAGATGGCGATGTCCTGTAAAAATGCATCCTTTGCTAAATGCATCTCGTCCAAAATGAACACCGGCGTGATCCGCCGTTCATGATACAATCGCTCGATCGCCTGCTGGATTTGGCGGAAGAGATCTACCTTGCGGTACTTCGGTTCTTCTCCTAATCCCAAGGCCAGTCCACGGTAAAAATCCATCACGCCTCCGGTCGATAACGGGAAGTAGACCACATGATACAACGAAGGGGACAACGATTCCTTCCACGCCCGAAGGGCGAACGTCTTGCCCGCCCCCGGCTCTCCGATCAACAGCCCGATCCCCCGGGTTCGTTTCACGTACTCCAGCGCCCGCAACGCTTCCTGAAATGACGCCCCTTGATACGCCTCGGACGGGTCTGTTTCTTTCGCAAACGGCTCCCGCGAAAGGGAGTAAAACGATTTATACACCGTGTTCTCCCTCCTTCGCCGGAATCGCCGCAAACGGGGACCGATGGCGTTTTACATAGGCGTTGTCCTCCAAACGAACCCGAACGGCCTCCGCCACCTTCCTTCCATCTTCGTACACATAGACGCCCCGTTCGTCATAGCGGAGTTCAATCGATTGCCCAATGAACCGGGGCGGCACTTCATACAGCTGCTTGTTCAAGGTGATCGTTCCATCGGCTTTGACCTTGCGGTGCTCCCGCTTCAGAAAAATCGCGTCCAGCCAATCGATGTCTTCGATCCACACCACTCGTTCCACTTGGGACTGAAACACCTCATGCGGCGTTTTCCCATCAAGCGAGGCGTGAGGTTTTCGATGATACTCTTCTTCAAGCCACTTCCAAAAACGCTCGTTCAACTCGTCAAGCGACTTCGGCGGATTCAGCTCCAACAGTGGATAAAACCGTGTCTGTACGGTGCGGAAGAACCGTTCGATTTTTCCCTTGCTTTGCGGGTCATACGGCTGGGTGTGGATGAGTGTAATCCCCATCTCGGCGCACGCATACTGCAGCACCTCGGACCGATAAATTTTCCCGTTGTCCGAGTAAATGCGTTTCGGCTTCCCGCAACGAAGCACCGCTTCCTTCGTGACGATCCGCAGCCCGTCAAACTTCTCCGAAGGGAAAAATTGGGCATATGGCACTAACCGCGAGCAGTCATCGATATACGCGATCAAAAACGTTTTCTGGGCTTTCCCATGGACGCGAATCGTGGGTCCATGGGATAAGTCCCCTTGCCATAGCTCATTGATCTGGTCATACGCAAAACGCTTTCGCTCCGGCATCGGCAAGATTTCTTTTCCCACCAGGTTGTGTTTTTTCAACAATCGGTATATAGTAAAGTATGAGAGGGTGGTGGGAATGTCCCCCTGCTTGGTGAGTTGTTCGTAGAATAGGGTCACGGGCATGGTGGGATGTTCCTTCCTCAATGCTAGAATATGATCCTCATCATCGGGGGACAGACGTCTGGAGCGGCCGCGGTCCGAACGGCGCTTCGGCTTCAAGGCGTCGAAGCCCCCTTTTTTGTATCGGGCGCACCAATCCAGAATCGTCTTCGCCGCAATGGGTTTGTCCCCTTGATGGGGAATCGAGTGCACTCGCCCGCCCACCTCATTCAAATACGCCTTGGGCTCCACCTGGCCATTCACCAACGGAGCGATCAGCCCGTACCGAAACAGCGCGATGTCGTGTCTCATCGATTCATCCATCCGGATCTCCTCCCTGTCTCCCTGTGATGTTGGACCGTCCCGGTCCCCTCTGCCTCCTATCTTACGAAACGGCTCGAGATTCGTCGAGAGGAAGGGTTTGTGGGAACATCAACCATCTCCATTTTTGGTGTTAAGTAGAAAATCAGGAAGCAATTTGATCCGCAAACAGATGCCACCTCTCGTTTGTCCACAGGTCTTGGATGATCGAGCCCACCCCCCGTCCCTCCAAAGTCTGCATCCACCAAACCGCCCGTTCTGTTCTTGCGTTCCCCACAGGGCCGATGATCCCCCACCTTCTCGCCGCCGCGTGATGCAAGCGGGAGAGATTCCGTAAAAATCGTCGGACATAAAATAAGATGACCTCCTTGGTGGGAAAACCAACCTGTTTGGTCTTCGCTCCTCGCCTTGGCGTTTCGAGCCATGCTTTGACCGCTTGCCAAATAACCGATCGTGTATATTGAACATACGGGAGGAGAAAAGAAGGCAGCACACTCACGGTTTTGCGGCACTCTCGCGAGCGTATCGTGCGATCCAAAGGTGATACTCCCCCTCTGCCGTCAACGCATAGCGTTGGTAGTATCCATGACGATGCAAGGGGCGGCGGGACGGACAGTGGGGGCATTGTCTCACGTCAGGAAAATCGTTCCCTTTCCCACGATCCGTATACGTTTGAATGTCAATGCCAAAGTCGTGAAACTGGATCACACTTCCTTCCCCCTCTCCTTGAAACGAATGGAAATCTTCGTCCGAAACAATTCACAAAAAAATTAGCACATTCCTTCAGAAAAGGGGAGAGGGCTTTCTGAAAGAATGTGCAAAAAAATGGGTGTTTTGTGCTGAAATAAAATGATAATTTACAAAGTTACTTTTAAAAAACTTACGTATTGCAGTCGGCACATCCCATAATAGCCAGTAAATTAAGAAATCCGATTACTCAATTTAACAAAAAGAATTTTCTGATACATAATTGTGTATTGTAATATTTCAATAAATATAGGAAAATACCCATATTTTCGTGTTATGGCTCATCAAGAAGGCCGGAGTCTTACTCCGCCCTCTTTTTTATGATGAACAAAAAAGAGCCTACTCAAAACGAGTAGGCTGCATTCGTTTATTAATTAATTTTCCACATTGGAACATAAAGCTCGCGTTAGTACCTATATACATGCAACATGAAGAGTTAACCTCTCCGTTATCCTGCACACCCTAAGCGCTGCAGCACTTCCTCCAAAGATCCTGTAGGCTCAATCTGCAAGCTGAGCCATGGGGGGAGGAAGTTAGTTGCAGGAGAAGGCAAATGTTAATTTTTCAATGAGCATGTATATAGTTCACTTTCGCCTTTATAGTCATACATAACAGTGTATTCGGCTGTTCCAGGCTTACCGGTTTCAGATAGCTGTAATCAACGGTGATAAAATGGCTCTTATGCAATATTGGTGATAGAGGGAGCTAATTGGGAAAATTAGTGTGCAATTCGAATTTTTTAGCTTCTCATTCTCAAGTATCTTGGCTTTTTCACCAAAAGAACTTAAGAGTCAATTTTAAATCGTTGTTGACAGTAAGCAATCATTTTTTTCTCTTACAAAACTACTTGATCATCGGATAGTATGTTTCTGTACTTTCTTATATCGGAATTTATCATCCAAAAGTTTGAAAATATTAAGAGTATCCCTGCTAAAATCAAGACAGTTCTCAACCCTAATATATCACTCACTAAACCTCCAACCATTGAACCAAGGGGTATCATCCCCCATGTTATCATCATCATTACACCACTTATTTCCCCCCTTATATGAGAAGGGAGTATAATTTGTTGAACCGTCATTCTCGCAATACTACCTATACTCCTCGCAGCATAACAGAAAATTATACCTGTTATAAAAACAAATATTCCTGCTTTTCCATAAGAAAATCCCATAAAAAGCAGGCCAAAACTCGGTATGATGGGACCAAAAATCATAACTGACAGCACATCAAATTTTTTTATCAATCTTGGGGTAATAAAAGACCCTAATAATGCTCCGACTCCTCCTAAGGACAAAATTATGCCAGTTAAAGATTCACTAAGCTTCAAATCCTTAATTAAAAAAATGATAACAATTGCTCCGTACATTGACATTGAAAAATTAATAGTACTGGTAGTAAGAACTATGGACTTTAAGATATTGTTTTTTAAGATATATTTTATATTCTTTATAATGTTTATTTTTCTTGTGCGTTCTACTGTCACCTTATTTGAATTTTTAATACCTAACATTAGAATCGAGCTTATTAATAATGAGCATGAAATAAATGTCATTGTCAACTCTTCTCCAAAAATCCCTATAACTACTCCACCTAATGCTGGACCTAATAAATTGGCACTAGATCTAGAAAATTGGAGTAAGCTGTTAATTCCTGCTAATTCATCCTTACTATAAATATCAGGAATCCATGCTGTTAAAGTAGTTTCTATAATTACTATGACTAGTCCTATTAAAAAAATTATTAAAAAATAATTTAACTTAGTTAAATTTGAAGATAATGCTAAATATGCAAACATACCAAATAGAAGAGATTTAATAAGTAGAAGAGTTACCATCATATATTTTCTGTTCCACGAATCGGCTATTAAACCTGCTATATAACCAAATATCAAAAATCCAATTGATGATAAAGAAATAGCAAAACCAATAGATGAGTTATTTAAATTTAATATATTGATACCTAAAATAGGAATTAAAATCATTAATATTTCTGTAGATAGAAGTCTTAATATTTCTGCGATTCCTATTTGGAAATTTTTTAATAAATTTTTCATTGTTAAAAACCTCGCTACAAAACATCAATTAAGCTATTTTCTACAACTCTGTTCGGATGTATCTTATTGAAGAAATCTTCTATATCTTTCAATATCGTTTTTTCATCGACATCGTACTCATTTAAAACAGTTTTTGCTATCTCTTCTTTAGAATATCCTTTAAATGCCAAATTAAAGAATAATAAACCCACATCATCTTCTAAAATATGATATACATCGTTTTCACAATTATGAATCATCCTTATTTCTTCCCAAATTCTATAGTGTCTTGCAATCCAAGTAGGAGAATTTTCTTTTGCCTCTTCCAGTAATTTATATGGTTGTTTCGCTTCCTCTAAATATAATTTTATGGATTCCCTATTAAGCAATGAATCTAAATAGTTGTTGACTTCGTTATTTGTAACTTTTATATTCCATCCTCGAATTTGTTGAGCAATTGGTGCAAACATTGCATCAGCTAAAGAGAAGTCTCCAAATAAAAATTCCCCTGTCCAACCTTTTGCTTTTTTTCGGGCCAAAGTATTCTCTAATAATTCCAAAGTCTCTTTTAACTGTTCTAAAGCATCATTAGGTATTTCTTTTTGATTATTTTTTCTAAATGAGTTAGCATAAGACATTCCACTCATTAATGGTAATAAATCAGCATGAATATGACTACTAAAAACTCGAATATCACTTCTCTTTACGATATCATCACTCAAAAGGCTAGGATAATCCTTGAAATTTTCTTCCAAATACTCAGATATAGCTAAAACATCACAAATTACAGCACCTGTTTCGGGATCTATTAAAATAGGTACTCTTGGTAAATGCTCTACAATACTATTTTCTATTAACTGTGTATCATCAATGTTCAATAGTTGGGTTATTTGACATCCACAACCAGATGCAGGTTCTTTAGGCAAGTCATAATCGTCCTTATCTTTTATTGGAATTATTCCATTTTTAGTAAATTTAATAGGCCAATCGAGTCCAGCAATAATTTCCCTATAAGGTATTTTTCTCTCTCTTAGAATAATAGATGCTCTCATGGACCAAGAGGAAAATTGTTTATCCCCTATAATTAACGTCAACATAAAATTCAACCTCCCTAAATCATTAAACTGAACATTGCGACTTTGCAGATGAAGAAGGTTCAAAAAAGTAAGGTAAATGACATCCACCTCTACAACTATATAACTCACTACAACCCATACATGTATTACGTGGTGTAAGTACCTCGG
This genomic window contains:
- the cggR gene encoding Central glycolytic genes regulator; translated protein: MQPLVEALKKLSPDLLDVMQKRYEILHSISLMAPVGRRALAASLGMSERVLRSETEFLKGQNLLSADVSGMRLTEEGQALLHTLNDLMREALGLKELEAALQEQLGIPRVIVVAGDSDRSPWVKKEMGRACVACMKELLEPGDIVAVAGGTTMAAVAEMMTPDSKLRDVLFVPARGGLGEDVENQANTICAKMAEKAMGRYRLLHVPDQLSDEAYASLVEEPAVKEVLELIQSCRMVVHGIGEAVTMAKRRKTPPVEMENIIARHAVAEAFGYYFNEYGDVVHKVKTVGIQLEHLPHVEHVIAVAGGASKAKAIRAYMKRAPHSLLVTDEGAAKAFVGE
- a CDS encoding glutaredoxin-like protein, YruB-family → MHIRLYTKTNCPLCDKAKAVLTELQADYRFTMEEIDIYEDDALLEKYQLMIPVVELDGEEIGYGMIEKEMVRKRLRQVRNS
- a CDS encoding RNA polymerase factor sigma-54 — translated: MRAELWQEQRLQLSLTKELVQAIELLQYSAVDLEAFLYEQSLENPFLEIRRTRVRQRPSRTERDQKQWLENIGARAETLVGHLLSQLPALKLADREERIVRYLIASLDEDGYLRVPLAELAARFSASEQEMERGLRLVQSLDPPGVGARDLAECLLLQLERLPERDELAEMIVRYHFVPFAEKSWKTLAKQLGVSLGELQRVFELIRTLEPRPGIHYSSETPPLVVPDVIVVRGAEGDWMAAYNDDIHPELGWNREYERRIAASGDRHAEQFIKEKYRQFTWLAKSLEQRKQTLLHLTAVIIDRQRSCLEFGLSALKPMTMREVAEELGVHESTVSRAVRHKYVQTPFGTIELRRFFSNAATVKETIEVASSAQVKAIIQELIAAEDRQAPLSDQQLADLLHGRYGIAISRRTVAKYREQLRIPSSAKRKQYTGA
- a CDS encoding putative secretion ATPase, PEP-CTERM locus subfamily; its protein translation is MYKSFYSLSREPFAKETDPSEAYQGASFQEALRALEYVKRTRGIGLLIGEPGAGKTFALRAWKESLSPSLYHVVYFPLSTGGVMDFYRGLALGLGEEPKYRKVDLFRQIQQAIERLYHERRITPVFILDEMHLAKDAFLQDIAILFNFEMDSTNPFVLMLAGLPHLQGKLRLNQHHPLDQRIIMRYRMGPLEREEVAGYIEHRMKQAGAKHPIFTPSALEAIALQLRGWPRVINTLATTCLLYGYQLKKDAIDEEVVRMAAEEMGY
- a CDS encoding Transposase and inactivated derivatives, with the protein product MDESMRHDIALFRYGLIAPLVNGQVEPKAYLNEVGGRVHSIPHQGDKPIAAKTILDWCARYKKGGFDALKPKRRSDRGRSRRLSPDDEDHILALRKEHPTMPVTLFYEQLTKQGDIPTTLSYFTIYRLLKKHNLVGKEILPMPERKRFAYDQINELWQGDLSHGPTIRVHGKAQKTFLIAYIDDCSRLVPYAQFFPSEKFDGLRIVTKEAVLRCGKPKRIYSDNGKIYRSEVLQYACAEMGITLIHTQPYDPQSKGKIERFFRTVQTRFYPLLELNPPKSLDELNERFWKWLEEEYHRKPHASLDGKTPHEVFQSQVERVVWIEDIDWLDAIFLKREHRKVKADGTITLNKQLYEVPPRFIGQSIELRYDERGVYVYEDGRKVAEAVRVRLEDNAYVKRHRSPFAAIPAKEGEHGV
- a CDS encoding enterobactin exporter EntS; amino-acid sequence: MKNLLKNFQIGIAEILRLLSTEILMILIPILGINILNLNNSSIGFAISLSSIGFLIFGYIAGLIADSWNRKYMMVTLLLIKSLLFGMFAYLALSSNLTKLNYFLIIFLIGLVIVIIETTLTAWIPDIYSKDELAGINSLLQFSRSSANLLGPALGGVVIGIFGEELTMTFISCSLLISSILMLGIKNSNKVTVERTRKINIIKNIKYILKNNILKSIVLTTSTINFSMSMYGAIVIIFLIKDLKLSESLTGIILSLGGVGALLGSFITPRLIKKFDVLSVMIFGPIIPSFGLLFMGFSYGKAGIFVFITGIIFCYAARSIGSIARMTVQQIILPSHIRGEISGVMMMITWGMIPLGSMVGGLVSDILGLRTVLILAGILLIFSNFWMINSDIRKYRNILSDDQVVL
- a CDS encoding glutathione S-transferase, whose translation is MLTLIIGDKQFSSWSMRASIILRERKIPYREIIAGLDWPIKFTKNGIIPIKDKDDYDLPKEPASGCGCQITQLLNIDDTQLIENSIVEHLPRVPILIDPETGAVICDVLAISEYLEENFKDYPSLLSDDIVKRSDIRVFSSHIHADLLPLMSGMSYANSFRKNNQKEIPNDALEQLKETLELLENTLARKKAKGWTGEFLFGDFSLADAMFAPIAQQIRGWNIKVTNNEVNNYLDSLLNRESIKLYLEEAKQPYKLLEEAKENSPTWIARHYRIWEEIRMIHNCENDVYHILEDDVGLLFFNLAFKGYSKEEIAKTVLNEYDVDEKTILKDIEDFFNKIHPNRVVENSLIDVL